The proteins below come from a single Candidozyma auris chromosome 3, complete sequence genomic window:
- the SMX4 gene encoding U4/U6-U5 snRNP complex subunit LSM3, translated as MSSIQTAPQQEEPLDLIRYQLDEYVLVKLRGAREMKGRLQGFDSHCNIVLSDAEETIYGEKEDDTVKRKTEMVFVRGDSVILISSIE; from the coding sequence ATGTCCTCAATACAAACGGCACCCCAACAGGAGGAGCctcttgatctcatcaGGTACCAACTAGATGAATACGTTCTTGTGAAATTGAGAGGAGCACGTGAAATGAAGGGCAGATTGCAAGGGTTCGACTCTCATTGCAACATTGTCTTGAGTGATGCTGAAGAAACCATATACGGTGAAAAAGAGGATGACACGGTGAAGAGGAAAACTGAGATGGTGTTTGTAAGAGGCGATTCGGTGATCTTGATAAGCTCTATCGAGTGA
- a CDS encoding mitochondrial 54S ribosomal protein uL29m, which yields MLLFTRGFHVGTRSLARAKPLKFGPTSSIKLREPIVPTHKNFDVSPDHPLWAFFPKGNETEYSLREPGEEIKDCRAWTMAELRRKSFDDLHKIWYLTLKERNMLGRETFYVHHISYGVKFTEVDQMLKLTQKRIKQVLLERQTAMERAQTMTEEISEYLKEFEEAYVNATGDLIPSFNDKLVRLQYAIFGIEPSLEEYDLERDINVKFVEGLSFVANVKVKRYLKNHDSDALELPLNGVMEELPFLLRDTKDAIEEVKTLRESGNSVKLDKIDVFPFLRNALSKAMEPEAVDLQN from the coding sequence ATGCTACTTTTCACCAGAGGGTTCCATGTGGGTACTAGGTCTCTTGCGAGAGCCAAGCCCTTGAAGTTTGGCCCGACTTCCAGCATCAAGCTCAGAGAACCCATCGTTCCCACCCACAAGAATTTCGATGTTTCCCCAGATCATCCATTATGGGCATTCTTTCCCAAAGGTAATGAGACAGAATACTCTCTTAGAGAGCCTGGCGAGGAAATAAAAGACTGCCGTGCTTGGACCATGGCTGAGTTACGCAGAAAGTCTTTCGACGACTTGCACAAGATTTGGTACTTAACattgaaggaaagaaaCATGTTGGGCAGAGAGACCTTTTACGTACACCACATATCGTATGGCGTCAAATTTACCGAAGTCGATCAGATGCTCAAGTTGACGCAAAAGAGGATCAAGCAGGTCTTGCTCGAAAGGCAAACTGCCATGGAAAGAGCACAGACGATGACCGAAGAAATCTCTGAGTACTTAAAAGAGTTTGAGGAAGCTTATGTTAATGCCACAGGAGACCTAATCCCAAGTTTCAATGACAAATTGGTCCGTTTGCAATATGCGATTTTTGGCATTGAACCTTCTCTCGAAGAATACGATTTGGAAAGAGATATCAATGTCAAGTTCGTCGAGGGCCTCAGCTTCGTTGCCAACGTGAAGGTAAAGAGATACCTAAAGAACCACGACTCTGATGCTCTCGAGTTGCCTCTCAATGGCGTCATGGAAGAATTGCCGTTCTTATTGCGTGACACAAAGGATgctattgaagaagtcaagaCGCTAAGGGAGTCTGGCAACAGTGTCAAGCTCGACAAGATTGATGTGTTCCCATTCTTGAGAAATGCATTGTCGAAAGCCATGGAACCAGAGGCTGTCGACCTACAAAACTAG
- the FRE7 gene encoding Fre7p: protein MRYLKPFLLLQAGAAFELFDKVDSGYKACGQVHQAVVAPGSDSDHLDVSPYCDVDNQPYLGSMALCLKDSLVDEDYIDRFLAVCPQSLSKHQFDEAYTNATKYAVNSSSSSAASEASIRSLSFSRGTVLQVASDISNFDRTNNYSVIFGATLTVYWFFVCIVAGIIHWTRSFFPNWSGALLAWAPVNHIRRLFIIPPTFKKAHFNTKKLGRFEWLVPLRMESILLAIYFILSAVFCGVEINNASDRPVYLQVGNRSGILTIFAFPVLILFAGRNNFLQFVTGWQYTRFLIFHRWIARVSFLMLMVHVGTKTMTLKSFNSYPSSLRDGYILWGLIAAVAMGCIIGFSMFWLRRTRYELFLITHYILAILLIAGGFVHVKHKSLEGFFIACIAVWGFNFLVRGVRLASFGVQEATIELKANETIRVVSKRPSWWKPHPGSHAFVHFLTPTAFWQSHPFTLVDEPEDEHTIGMYVKIKGGVTHGLYQKLLNAPGHTLRVKVMVEGPYFERMPVEIVDRAVFIASGNGIPGMYAGAKDFAINYPHRPVKLVWIIRDYSSLTWFTTELRQLQMLNMEVMIYVSRGSKERSSDFGKNESEKSDNGAFDYMNSMRTSLSHIEFIEGRPDMRSLVGDELAYAGNNSTGFVTCGHPAMVDDIRAQIVQELARDPSQKIELFEQFQMW, encoded by the coding sequence ATGAGGTATCTAAAAccctttcttcttttgcaagcTGGTGCTGCctttgagctctttgataaGGTCGACTCGGGGTATAAGGCCTGTGGTCAAGTACACCAGGCAGTGGTAGCACCTGGCCTGGATAGCGATCACTTGGATGTCTCTCCATATTGCGACGTCGATAACCAGCCTTATTTGGGCTCAATGGCCTTGTGCTTGAAGGATTCACTAGTTGATGAAGACTATATTGATCGTTTCCTTGCAGTCTGTCCCCAGTCGCTCTCGAAGCATCAGTTCGATGAGGCTTACACCAATGCAACCAAGTATGCGGTCAACAGCAGCTCGTCTCTGGCAGCTCTGGAAGCTTCGATTCGACTGTTGTCGTTTTCCAGAGGCACAGTGTTGCAAGTAGCTTCTGACATCAGCAACTTCGACAGAACGAACAACTACTCGGTCATCTTCGGTGCTACACTCACCGTCTACTGGTTTTTTGTGTGCATTGTTGCTGGCATAATTCAttggacaagaagctttttccCAAACTGGTCGGGTGCTCTTCTTGCGTGGGCTCCCGTCAATCACATTAGGAGACTCTTTATCATTCCTCCTACTTTCAAAAAGGCTCACTTCAATACCAAAAAGCTTGGGCGTTTTGAGTGGCTTGTCCCTTTGAGGATGGAATCTATCTTACTAGCGATATACTTTATCTTGAGTGCTGTCTTTTGTGGTGTGGAGATCAATAATGCTTCAGACAGACCCGTGTATCTACAAGTGGGAAACAGAAGCGGCATTCTCACTATCTTTGCCTTCCCAGTGCTAATTCTTTTTGCTGGTAGGAACAACTTCTTGCAATTTGTAACTGGTTGGCAATATACTAGGTTTTTGATCTTCCACAGGTGGATTGCAAGagtctccttcttgatgttgatggtTCACGTGGGAACCAAGACAATGACACTCAAGTCTTTCAACAGTTACCCTTCTTCACTCCGTGATGGATATATTCTATGGGGACTCATAGCAGCCGTGGCGATGGGGTGTATAATTGGATTTTCGATGTTTTGGCTTCGTCGTACGAGGTACGAATTATTTCTCATCACTCACTATATTCTTGCAATCTTGTTAATTGCGGGCGGCTTTGTACATGTCAAGCATAAACTGCTTGAGGGCTTCTTCATTGCGTGCATTGCTGTCTGGggcttcaacttcctcgTAAGAGGTGTCAGGCTTGCACTGTTTGGGGTCCAGGAAGCCACAATTGAGCTCAAAGCTAATGAAACCATCAGAGTGGTCTCAAAAAgaccttcttggtggaAACCACATCCAGGCAGCCATGCCTTCGTGCATTTCCTCACACCAACAGCATTTTGGCAGTCACACCCATTCACCTTGGTTGATGAGCCTGAAGATGAACACACCATCGGAATGTACGTCAAAATAAAAGGCGGTGTCACGCATGGGCTTTATCAAAAATTGTTGAATGCACCAGGTCACACTCTCAGggtgaaggtgatggtAGAGGGCCCTTACTTCGAAAGAATGCCAGTGGAGATTGTCGACCGTGCTGTATTCATTGCTTCAGGTAATGGAATTCCAGGCATGTATGCTGGTGCCAAagattttgcaatcaaCTATCCACACAGGCCGGTGAAATTGGTTTGGATCATTCGGGACTATTCATCACTCACATGGTTCACTACAGAGCTTAGGCAGTTACAAATGCTAAACATGGAGGTAATGATTTATGTTTCTCGAGGCTCCAAAGAGAGATCCCTGgattttggaaagaatgAGAGTGAAAAGTCCGATAATGGAGCTTTCGACTACATGAACAGTATGAGAACTTCGCTTTCTCACATAGAGTTCATTGAAGGACGTCCTGATATGAGGTCACTAGTAGGGGACGAATTAGCATACGCCGGTAATAATAGCACAGGTTTTGTTACTTGTGGGCATCCTGCCATGGTTGACGATATCAGGGCTCAGATAGTTCAGGAGCTTGCAAGGGATCCAAGCCAAAAGATCGAGTTATTCGAACAATTCCAGATGTGGTAA
- the KSR1 gene encoding 3-dehydrosphinganine reductase codes for MWWSKSHFKPAGKFALVVGGSQGIGADIAFRLYEKGCSVLLVARTKAKLEKQAENIIKNADKSSDHGLKPTCNYLACDVSDYEATAELWRTIIEDKGVDPDFIFCCAGSSVPKLFSELSGQELAQGMKVNYYSAVNVVHCGHKATINKEKKHRHIVLFSSTVASYPFIGYGQYAPTKAAISSLSIILRQELAHYGYRVSCVFPGSFASEGYEEEEKTKPKITKEIEGASPAIPSIECCDYVLDQLAKGYDAVYTDFIGWLLGCMALSVQPRTWSFFQVIVAFFLSAFAPLLNFFINRDVKKFFKERDANKQRTTESDQQSNE; via the coding sequence atgtggTGGTCAAAGTCCCATTTCAAGCCCGCTGGCAAGTTCGCCTTAGTTGTGGGCGGTTCCCAAGGAATTGGTGCAGACATCGCCTTCAGGCTTTACGAGAAAGGCTGCTCTGTGCTATTGGTTGCAAGAACCAAAGCTAAGCTCGAGAAGCAAGCAGAGAATATAATAAAGAACGCTGACAAATCCAGTGACCACGGCTTGAAGCCCACTTGTAATTATTTGGCGTGTGACGTGAGTGACTACGAGGCTACTGCTGAGTTGTGGAGAACTATAATCGAGGATAAGGGCGTCGACCCTGacttcatcttctgctGCGCTGGATCTTCGGTGCCCAAGCTCTTTTCGGAACTAAGCGGCCAGGAACTTGCTCAGGGGATGAAGGTGAACTACTATTCAGCAGTCAATGTGGTTCATTGCGGGCACAAGGCCACAATtaacaaggagaagaaacacAGACATATTgtgcttttttcttccacCGTAGCTTCTTATCCGTTCATTGGGTATGGTCAGTATGCTCCAACTAAAGCTGCTATTCTGAGCCTTCTGATAATACTAAGACAGGAATTGGCCCACTATGGGTACAGAGTAAGCTGTGTGTTTCCTGGAAGTTTTGCTAGTGAGGGCtacgaggaggaagagaaaacaaagccaaagatcaccaaggagATTGAGGGCGCCAGTCCGGCCATTCCTTCCATTGAGTGTTGCGACTACGTTCTTGATCAGTTGGCCAAGGGCTACGATGCCGTGTATACGGATTTCATAGGCTGGCTTTTGGGATGTATGGCCTTGAGCGTGCAACCACGCACGTGGAGCTTCTTCCAGGTGATTGTGGCATTCTTTCTCCTGGCTTTTGCACCGCTCctcaattttttcatcaatcgggacgtgaagaagttctttaAAGAAAGAGATGCAAACAAACAGAGGACAACTGAGAGTGATCAACAATCAAATGAATAG